TAAATCATCAGGACAAGAATCAGACCCGGAACTCCAGCGCCGACCAAGACTGCTATATAGAGGCAGTGCGGATTATACCCTTCATCGGATCGTCTGAAGCTTATGATCTCCGAAATCCCCGTCATAGCGGCCTCACCTCTGACATCGGTGTTGCGCAAATCGAATCCGTAGCCGATAATCGGTCTGTCGACAGCGGCATCAATGCCGTGCTGCCATAGAACAATACGACGGTTGGATGACATGCCGATGCGTGTCAAGTGGTAGAATGATGAGTATATGACAGCCGATGTCAACACGGCGATAACAGCGAATACTGCCACGCTTGCTAAGGCGATGACTGCCTTCTTTCGTCGTTCGACAAGGATGAATGTGAGCACAAATCCGAACAGGGCGATCCAGGATGCGCGCGACCAGGTCAGAAGGAGGGCACACGATCCCAGCAAGGTGCCGATGCCGAACAGAAATCTGGTTGCCTTCTGTCTGCAGGTCAGCAAGGCGGTCAATAGCAGCGGAATCGATGAATTAAGAAATATCCCGAACGCGTTCGGATTGGCGAAAAAGCCGGTGAACCTCGCGTACTTGCCCGACGCCAGGCTGGCAAAGGAGAAAACCGATGAGCTGAACACTGAGATTAGCAAGGCCCAGAGAAACAGGCGAACATGGGACGAATTCTCAATCGTCTCTTTGGCTACCAGATAGACCAGGAGAAACGTGGTGAGCCTCATCAGTGTGAGTGCGCTCCCGAGTGGCCTCACGGCAAACAGTGAGCAGAGAAGTGACCAGCCGATGAACAGGGCGAATGCTTTCTCGATCTCGCCGAGTCCAACACCCAGCGCCTTCTTCTCAGACAGATATCTAAGCAATGTGATCCAGAGTATAACGATCAGTATTGCATATTTCGCCATTCGCATGGTTGAAAACTCTATCCCGCTTACTTCGGCGAGATGGGACAACAATGTCAGTGCGAGTGTCAACCCCACAGGCGAGATTATCAATGCCAAAAGGACGGCTAGGCCAATGAAGAAGACGCTTCCGGCAAGAGGGCCCAGCAGAGCCAGGGTTCCGACCAGAGTCGAATCGATGAAAGCGACAACCCAGTGCCGCATTTTGGGAGACTTGGTCCGCGCAATGCGATCAATTGAGAACAATGCTACTCCCTGTCTCTCAACCTAACGGCTTCCTGGAGACCGTTTTCAACATCTCCTTTAGCTGCAGTCTCATTGAATCTGATTCTCCGCCATTCCCACGGAATCGATCTTGAGCGACAACGATCAGTGTGGATAGCATGAAGCTGAGGATGAACGCCGAAAATGTTATCAGCACTTTGCGGGGACGGAAAG
This genomic window from Candidatus Zixiibacteriota bacterium contains:
- a CDS encoding O-antigen ligase family protein, with translation MFSIDRIARTKSPKMRHWVVAFIDSTLVGTLALLGPLAGSVFFIGLAVLLALIISPVGLTLALTLLSHLAEVSGIEFSTMRMAKYAILIVILWITLLRYLSEKKALGVGLGEIEKAFALFIGWSLLCSLFAVRPLGSALTLMRLTTFLLVYLVAKETIENSSHVRLFLWALLISVFSSSVFSFASLASGKYARFTGFFANPNAFGIFLNSSIPLLLTALLTCRQKATRFLFGIGTLLGSCALLLTWSRASWIALFGFVLTFILVERRKKAVIALASVAVFAVIAVLTSAVIYSSFYHLTRIGMSSNRRIVLWQHGIDAAVDRPIIGYGFDLRNTDVRGEAAMTGISEIISFRRSDEGYNPHCLYIAVLVGAGVPGLILVLMIYYRLLKSQCVARSGTSYKANRVMHSAMIGMIVGSILNSMFEMGSLLGSGSYVIYFWLSLGVTAAVSEKKLEIWER